One Candidatus Binatia bacterium DNA segment encodes these proteins:
- a CDS encoding sulfatase, with translation MTTKRSHDRPNVIVVLLDTLRADHLSCYGAANPTSPEIDRIAQKSTLYEKAISPAAWTPPAHASLFTGTFPSRHKVDRSNLTLGPELDPLPEVLQRGGYRTYGASSNYWLSRETSFDRGFDEFMHSWQMVQTSGTNAPLARQQRKQDLGLDTLRMPAEKPSRYAQEANRLYEKATNKLRNRMQAYDDGAWRVVRQARRWMPQWVEQEQPFFAFLHFMEPHIRYSAPGEYHLRHMPKGVTPQRAAAVNQDPWKFLTGQTEMTEEDFAILAGLYDGEISYVDSRIGELHRMLTDSGLMENTVFVITSDHGENLGEHGLMDHAYCLYDTLVNVPLIIQGPEGFPAGQRVSRPVQSAGLFATVLRLAGLDEDPAWQQVQARDSLLANDVAQGSAEERYTFAEYREPQPPLAVLKRRFDGFDGGYFDRSLRMIRNEKHKYIWTSDGFPELYDLAKDPGESQNIANIERERAETMAREMEDRLGKFEAPNLSDEGLDLDDDTVKKLEQLGYLA, from the coding sequence ATGACTACCAAACGCTCCCACGACCGCCCGAATGTGATCGTGGTGCTTCTCGATACCCTGCGCGCAGATCATCTGTCCTGTTACGGAGCGGCAAATCCAACGTCGCCAGAGATCGACCGCATTGCGCAAAAATCGACGCTCTATGAGAAGGCAATTTCCCCCGCGGCCTGGACGCCGCCGGCGCACGCGAGTCTATTCACCGGGACGTTTCCGTCCCGGCATAAGGTCGACCGAAGCAATTTGACCCTGGGCCCGGAACTTGACCCCTTGCCGGAAGTGCTCCAACGCGGTGGCTACCGCACCTATGGAGCATCCAGCAACTATTGGCTTTCGCGTGAAACGTCCTTCGATCGAGGTTTCGACGAATTCATGCATAGTTGGCAGATGGTCCAGACCAGCGGCACCAACGCGCCGCTGGCACGCCAACAGCGAAAGCAGGACCTTGGGCTCGATACGCTCCGCATGCCGGCCGAAAAACCGAGCCGATATGCTCAAGAAGCGAACCGCCTCTACGAGAAGGCGACCAACAAGCTGCGGAACCGGATGCAGGCCTACGATGACGGCGCCTGGCGAGTTGTCCGTCAGGCACGCCGATGGATGCCGCAGTGGGTCGAGCAGGAGCAGCCCTTCTTCGCGTTTCTCCATTTCATGGAGCCCCATATTCGGTATTCCGCACCCGGCGAATACCACCTCAGACATATGCCCAAAGGAGTCACTCCCCAACGTGCCGCAGCCGTCAATCAGGACCCGTGGAAATTTCTGACCGGCCAGACCGAAATGACGGAGGAGGACTTCGCAATCCTGGCCGGGCTCTACGATGGCGAGATCAGCTACGTGGACTCGCGAATCGGAGAACTCCATCGGATGCTGACTGATTCGGGTCTGATGGAAAACACGGTGTTTGTGATCACCAGTGATCACGGAGAAAACCTCGGCGAGCATGGTTTGATGGATCACGCCTATTGTCTCTATGACACTTTGGTCAATGTGCCGCTCATCATCCAGGGACCCGAGGGTTTCCCTGCCGGGCAACGCGTGAGCCGGCCCGTTCAATCCGCGGGACTCTTCGCTACCGTGCTGCGGTTGGCCGGTCTCGACGAGGATCCTGCCTGGCAGCAAGTGCAGGCAAGAGACTCCCTTCTGGCCAACGACGTGGCCCAAGGCTCGGCGGAGGAGCGCTATACGTTTGCCGAGTACCGCGAGCCCCAACCACCACTCGCCGTGTTGAAGCGTCGCTTTGATGGCTTCGATGGCGGCTATTTTGACCGTTCGCTCCGAATGATTCGGAATGAAAAACACAAGTATATTTGGACTTCCGACGGCTTCCCCGAACTTTATGATTTGGCAAAGGACCCGGGTGAATCGCAAAATATTGCGAATATTGAGCGGGAAAGAGCCGAAACGATGGCGCGGGAGATGGAAGATCGTCTCGGGAAATTTGAAGCCCCGAACTTATCCGACGAAGGGCTCGATCTCGACGACGACACCGTCAAGAAGCTCGAACAGCTTGGCTATCTGGCCTAG